In one Arachis duranensis cultivar V14167 chromosome 9, aradu.V14167.gnm2.J7QH, whole genome shotgun sequence genomic region, the following are encoded:
- the LOC110275457 gene encoding uncharacterized protein LOC110275457 isoform X1 codes for MRKHGAGERHCRRAVVLHQGGWASRNQTREGEGRAATVVQGKRWRRSCCAAQNCVQLAAVQAPVAVTLVQSPPRSSLASVAVFAELVWLQSLLAVEPVPSPFSHRRSRNAHEGAAERVRREWWWVDPPPMLPCRQNLPPWPPELRAELLPLETLLAVSSRSAVSAAGECSLVAGKPLPSRLSESFIAAAA; via the exons ATGAGGAAGCACGGCGCCGGCGAGCGCCACTGCCGCCGCGCCGTCGTATTGCATCAGGGAGGATGGGCGAGTAGGAATCAGACACGAGAGGGAGAGGGTCGCGCCGCCACGGTTGTCCAGGGGAAACGCTGGAGAAGAAGCTGCTGCGCTGCCCAAAACTGCGTTCAACTCGCCGCCGTTCAGGCTCCAGTTGCCGTCACCCTCGTGCAGTCGCCGCCGCGAAGTAGCCTTGCATCCGTCGCCGTCTTCGCGGAGCTTGTGTGGTTGCAGTCGCTCCTCGCCGTGGAGCCCGTGCCGTCGCCTTTCAGCCACCGTCGGAGTAGAAATGCACACGAGGGAGCGGCGGAGAGGGTGAGACGCGAATGGTGGTGGGTGGATCCACCGCCCATGCTTCCGTGCCGTCAGAATCTGCCGCCATGGCCGCCGGAGCTCCGGGCTGAGCTTCTGCCACTTGAGACCTTGCTGGCCGTTTCGAGCCGCTCCGCCGTCTCTGCTGCTGGAGAATGCAGCTTAGTCGCCGGAAAACCACTGCCG TCGCGGTTGTCGGAGTCTTTCATCGCCGCTGCCGCTTGA
- the LOC110275457 gene encoding uncharacterized protein LOC110275457 isoform X2, giving the protein MRKHGAGERHCRRAVVLHQGGWASRNQTREGEGRAATVVQGKRWRRSCCAAQNCVQLAAVQAPVAVTLVQSPPRSSLASVAVFAELVWLQSLLAVEPVPSPFSHRRSRNAHEGAAERVRREWWWVDPPPMLPCRQNLPPWPPELRAELLPLETLLAVSSRSAVSAAGECSLVAGKPLPSRLSESFIAAAA; this is encoded by the coding sequence ATGAGGAAGCACGGCGCCGGCGAGCGCCACTGCCGCCGCGCCGTCGTATTGCATCAGGGAGGATGGGCGAGTAGGAATCAGACACGAGAGGGAGAGGGTCGCGCCGCCACGGTTGTCCAGGGGAAACGCTGGAGAAGAAGCTGCTGCGCTGCCCAAAACTGCGTTCAACTCGCCGCCGTTCAGGCTCCAGTTGCCGTCACCCTCGTGCAGTCGCCGCCGCGAAGTAGCCTTGCATCCGTCGCCGTCTTCGCGGAGCTTGTGTGGTTGCAGTCGCTCCTCGCCGTGGAGCCCGTGCCGTCGCCTTTCAGCCACCGTCGGAGTAGAAATGCACACGAGGGAGCGGCGGAGAGGGTGAGACGCGAATGGTGGTGGGTGGATCCACCGCCCATGCTTCCGTGCCGTCAGAATCTGCCGCCATGGCCGCCGGAGCTCCGGGCTGAGCTTCTGCCACTTGAGACCTTGCTGGCCGTTTCGAGCCGCTCCGCCGTCTCTGCTGCTGGAGAATGCAGCTTAGTCGCCGGAAAACCACTGCCG